A section of the Rhodobacteraceae bacterium M382 genome encodes:
- a CDS encoding acyl CoA:acetate/3-ketoacid CoA transferase, whose protein sequence is MTKQMTVREAANLIPDGATVAVNSSSGLCCPDAVLKGIGERYDEVGAPRDLTSIHPIAAGDMFGTKGVDHIAKPGLLTRIIGGSYPSGPSKAEPPKIWQMITAEQIRAYNVPSGIIFDMLREAAAKRPGVLTKVGMDTFVDPQIEGCAMNDAARAEPIVKRMAFEGEDWLYFKSMAPNVAIIRATTADEKGNLSFEHEGAYLGAMEMALAARNNGGVVIAQAKRVAAAGSIRPHDVHVPGILVDAIVEAPDQLQTTATEYDPAISGELTRPLDSFRTVDFNVGKVIARRVALELKQGWAVNIGFGISANVPRILVEEGLHGAVTWMIEQGAVGGVPLLDFKFGCSANAEAFVASPHQFCYFQAGGFDASLLSFLEVDQHGSVNVSRLSAIPHRTAGSGGFVDITARARKIVFSGNFNAGAKMSIEDGELKIHQEGKVAKFVDEVDQISFSGKRAIAQGQDVTYVTERCVIKLTDRGLVVTEIAPGLDLQRDILDQAATSLSVADDLRTMDAALFDPAAMGLVLAADG, encoded by the coding sequence ATGACCAAGCAGATGACAGTGCGCGAGGCAGCAAACCTGATCCCCGATGGGGCCACCGTAGCGGTCAATTCCTCTTCCGGCTTGTGCTGTCCCGACGCGGTTCTCAAAGGCATTGGTGAGCGCTATGACGAAGTAGGCGCGCCAAGGGACCTGACCTCGATCCATCCGATCGCCGCTGGCGATATGTTTGGCACCAAAGGGGTGGATCATATTGCAAAACCCGGCCTGTTGACCCGGATCATCGGCGGGTCGTACCCATCGGGTCCGTCCAAGGCCGAGCCGCCCAAGATCTGGCAGATGATCACGGCGGAACAGATCCGCGCCTATAATGTGCCCTCTGGCATCATCTTCGACATGCTGCGCGAAGCTGCGGCCAAGCGCCCCGGCGTCCTGACCAAGGTGGGGATGGACACGTTTGTCGATCCTCAGATCGAAGGCTGCGCGATGAATGACGCGGCCCGGGCTGAACCGATCGTGAAACGAATGGCGTTTGAAGGCGAGGATTGGCTTTACTTCAAATCCATGGCCCCCAACGTGGCGATCATTCGCGCCACCACCGCCGATGAAAAGGGCAATCTGAGCTTTGAACATGAAGGCGCCTATCTGGGGGCGATGGAAATGGCCCTGGCTGCGCGCAACAATGGCGGCGTTGTGATTGCCCAAGCCAAGCGCGTCGCGGCAGCCGGATCGATCCGGCCACATGACGTGCACGTCCCCGGCATTCTGGTGGACGCAATCGTCGAAGCCCCGGATCAGTTGCAAACCACCGCCACAGAATATGACCCGGCGATTTCGGGCGAATTGACCCGTCCGCTCGACAGCTTTCGGACCGTTGATTTCAATGTGGGCAAAGTGATCGCCCGTCGCGTGGCCTTGGAACTGAAGCAGGGCTGGGCGGTGAATATCGGCTTTGGCATCTCGGCCAATGTGCCCCGTATCCTGGTCGAAGAGGGACTGCACGGTGCCGTCACCTGGATGATCGAGCAGGGGGCTGTGGGCGGCGTGCCGCTCCTTGACTTCAAATTCGGGTGTTCGGCCAATGCCGAGGCCTTTGTCGCGTCTCCACACCAGTTCTGCTATTTTCAGGCAGGTGGGTTCGACGCCTCTCTGCTGTCCTTCCTCGAAGTGGACCAACATGGTTCGGTCAATGTCTCGCGCTTGTCGGCCATTCCCCACCGAACCGCTGGTTCCGGTGGCTTTGTCGACATCACAGCGCGGGCGCGCAAGATCGTGTTTTCAGGAAATTTCAACGCCGGCGCAAAGATGAGCATCGAAGACGGTGAATTGAAGATCCATCAGGAAGGCAAGGTCGCGAAATTCGTCGACGAGGTCGACCAGATTTCGTTCTCGGGCAAACGTGCAATAGCGCAGGGTCAGGATGTGACTTATGTGACCGAACGCTGCGTGATCAAGCTGACTGACCGAGGGTTGGTGGTAACCGAGATCGCGCCGGGCCTGGATCTGCAACGCGATATCCTGGATCAGGCCGCCACGTCGTTGTCGGTCGCCGATGATCTGAGAACCATGGATGCGGCGCTCTTTGACCCGGCTGCGATGGGGCTTGTGCTGGCTGCGGACGGATGA
- a CDS encoding flavodoxin family protein yields MAKILIIYDSESDRKFTSTMVPLVQEGVERVEGMELRVRHVDDAETEDVFWADGIAIGCPTHLGGISWKMKKWWDDRTPDIWFKTDGKFAVPFTSAGSLGGGGELTCQALSIMMMNMGYFVFGITDYVAKKESLHYGAVVAGEPRADHAKEACRRAGQRLAEWVGYYVDGRKELHPLEAKYQRFWELAG; encoded by the coding sequence ATGGCGAAGATCCTGATCATCTATGACAGCGAAAGCGACCGCAAATTCACGTCGACCATGGTGCCGCTGGTGCAGGAGGGTGTCGAGCGTGTCGAAGGCATGGAATTGCGGGTGCGCCACGTGGATGACGCCGAAACCGAAGACGTGTTCTGGGCAGACGGGATTGCGATTGGCTGCCCGACCCATCTTGGCGGGATCTCCTGGAAGATGAAAAAATGGTGGGACGACAGAACGCCGGACATCTGGTTCAAGACGGATGGTAAATTCGCGGTGCCGTTTACCTCGGCCGGGTCGTTGGGCGGCGGTGGCGAACTAACCTGCCAGGCGTTGTCCATCATGATGATGAATATGGGCTATTTCGTGTTCGGCATCACCGATTACGTTGCCAAGAAAGAAAGCCTGCATTACGGCGCGGTGGTCGCCGGCGAACCGCGTGCGGATCATGCCAAAGAGGCCTGCCGCCGCGCGGGGCAACGCCTGGCGGAATGGGTCGGCTACTATGTTGACGGGCGCAAGGAACTGCATCCGTTGGAAGCAAAATATCAACGGTTTTGGGAGCTTGCAGGCTGA
- a CDS encoding alcohol dehydrogenase catalytic domain-containing protein: MTPSDTETMCAAVLVEPGKFEVKDVPRPKPDRDEVLVRVTRVGICGTDVHIFNGHYAAENLPMVPGHEFTGVIAELGEDVTGLSLDQPVVVDMNIGCGTCFWCRRNEVLNCPEMNQLGITMDGAFAEYVAVPARLVIPVPADVPAAVLALTEPLACVVRCARKAGVTFGQSVVVLGAGPIGNLHVQLLRTIGAAPIIVADLSEDRVQMAVEAGADVGVTDPDKLEQVVRDHTDGRGADVVIECVGLPRLYQQATRLIRRGGHIAAFGITGPDDALALNILDTVLSENSIKGSVAGMGEDMHDALTLLIHGRIKTERFTAASYSLADIQAAFDTLAARPGDLKTQITF, translated from the coding sequence ATGACCCCTTCCGACACGGAAACCATGTGCGCCGCCGTTCTGGTGGAACCGGGAAAGTTCGAGGTCAAAGACGTGCCGCGCCCCAAACCCGACCGGGACGAGGTGCTGGTGCGTGTCACCCGCGTCGGCATCTGCGGCACCGATGTGCATATCTTCAATGGCCATTATGCAGCGGAAAATCTGCCGATGGTTCCCGGGCATGAGTTCACCGGGGTGATTGCCGAGCTGGGCGAAGACGTGACCGGCCTGTCCCTGGATCAGCCCGTGGTGGTGGACATGAACATCGGGTGCGGAACCTGCTTCTGGTGTCGCCGCAACGAGGTTCTGAATTGTCCGGAGATGAACCAGCTGGGGATCACGATGGACGGTGCGTTCGCCGAATATGTGGCGGTCCCCGCGCGGCTGGTGATCCCGGTCCCGGCAGACGTTCCAGCTGCGGTGCTGGCGCTCACCGAACCGCTTGCCTGCGTGGTGCGCTGCGCGCGCAAGGCCGGGGTAACATTTGGCCAATCGGTGGTGGTGCTGGGCGCCGGGCCAATCGGAAATCTGCATGTCCAGCTGTTGCGCACCATCGGCGCGGCACCGATCATTGTTGCGGACCTGTCCGAAGACCGGGTGCAAATGGCGGTTGAGGCCGGGGCGGATGTGGGCGTCACAGATCCCGACAAGTTGGAGCAGGTGGTGCGCGACCATACCGATGGGCGCGGCGCGGATGTGGTGATCGAATGCGTCGGCCTGCCACGGCTTTACCAACAAGCGACCCGGCTGATCCGTAGAGGCGGCCATATCGCCGCCTTTGGCATCACTGGTCCGGACGATGCGCTGGCGCTGAACATCCTGGACACGGTTCTGAGCGAGAATTCGATCAAGGGATCGGTCGCGGGCATGGGGGAAGACATGCATGACGCGCTGACCTTGCTGATCCACGGACGGATCAAGACCGAACGTTTCACCGCGGCAAGCTATTCGCTGGCGGATATTCAGGCGGCGTTTGACACGCTGGCCGCCCGTCCCGGCGATTTGAAAACACAAATAACATTCTGA
- a CDS encoding aldo/keto reductase, whose protein sequence is MNIYFRGTNQRTFGTFPLTGETLRDAVAHAAEVGYRSFDTAQMYENEADTGAALEALGLARDELCVTTKVHPDNFTAADFLPSVEESLKKLKLDYVDVLLLHWPPIGGDIAPSLKLLEQAHKAGFTRNIGVSNYTAQMMRDAVKIIDTPLVTNQVEFHPLLNQDILLAAATETGIPLSSYCSVARGEVFKHPIFGEIGQSYDKSAAQVVLRWILQKGVSINTMSTKRANIEANFDVMDFTLSNIDMDRIDAMTQTGYRIVGEDLVPWAPKWD, encoded by the coding sequence ATGAACATCTATTTTCGAGGTACGAACCAGCGTACTTTCGGCACCTTCCCTCTGACCGGAGAGACACTGCGAGATGCCGTCGCGCATGCGGCAGAGGTTGGGTATCGTTCTTTCGACACTGCGCAAATGTATGAAAATGAAGCGGATACAGGCGCAGCTTTGGAGGCGTTGGGCCTTGCGCGGGATGAACTCTGCGTCACCACCAAGGTGCACCCGGACAACTTTACCGCGGCTGATTTCCTGCCTTCGGTCGAAGAGAGCCTAAAGAAGCTCAAGCTCGATTATGTGGACGTCCTGTTGTTGCATTGGCCGCCGATTGGTGGTGACATCGCCCCGTCGCTGAAGCTGCTGGAGCAAGCGCACAAGGCAGGGTTTACCAGAAACATCGGTGTTTCGAACTATACAGCGCAAATGATGCGCGACGCCGTGAAAATCATTGATACACCGCTTGTCACCAATCAGGTGGAGTTTCACCCACTGCTGAATCAGGACATCCTGTTGGCGGCGGCAACGGAAACGGGCATTCCACTGTCGTCCTATTGTTCGGTGGCGCGCGGCGAAGTGTTCAAACACCCCATTTTCGGCGAGATCGGCCAGTCCTACGACAAATCCGCCGCGCAGGTGGTGCTGCGCTGGATCCTGCAAAAGGGCGTGTCGATCAACACCATGTCCACCAAGCGCGCCAATATCGAAGCCAATTTTGACGTGATGGATTTCACCCTGTCGAACATCGACATGGACCGCATCGACGCCATGACCCAAACCGGTTATCGCATCGTCGGCGAGGACCTGGTGCCTTGGGCACCTAAATGGGACTGA
- a CDS encoding antibiotic biosynthesis monooxygenase has product MAKMRLLVELDVKPDLAEEFVAMFRDEFIPRSRGEQGCEQYELWRDGSNPDKMTIVEVWSSKADLDMHLAQDWFAIWGPKLEAMQATPLVVRTLSSIED; this is encoded by the coding sequence ATGGCGAAGATGCGTCTTTTGGTGGAACTGGATGTTAAACCGGACCTGGCCGAAGAATTCGTGGCCATGTTCCGCGACGAATTCATCCCCCGTTCGCGCGGCGAACAGGGTTGCGAGCAATATGAACTTTGGCGTGATGGCTCCAACCCCGACAAGATGACCATTGTGGAGGTCTGGAGCTCAAAGGCCGATCTCGACATGCATCTGGCCCAGGATTGGTTCGCAATTTGGGGACCAAAGCTCGAGGCGATGCAGGCGACTCCCCTTGTTGTGCGCACACTTTCGTCAATCGAAGACTGA
- a CDS encoding Dabb family protein has protein sequence MIRHLVHLRFRVDVTEDQKTALYIELAGLSDHIDGIEDFQHHKNVSVETPLVRDFLDMFWFDFRDVSVRDTYLADAQHQAIGGRIVELLDGGADGVFVCDIEL, from the coding sequence ATGATCCGTCACCTCGTCCACCTGCGCTTTCGCGTGGATGTCACCGAAGATCAGAAGACCGCGCTGTATATCGAATTGGCGGGCTTGTCCGACCATATCGACGGGATTGAAGACTTCCAGCATCACAAGAATGTCTCGGTCGAAACGCCGCTGGTGCGCGATTTCCTCGACATGTTCTGGTTCGATTTCCGCGATGTATCCGTGCGCGACACTTATCTGGCTGACGCCCAGCACCAGGCGATTGGCGGGCGGATCGTAGAGCTGCTCGACGGGGGCGCAGATGGCGTCTTTGTGTGCGATATCGAGCTGTGA
- a CDS encoding glycerate kinase, with amino-acid sequence MQDAAFLTRLFDAAVGAADPHSALRPHLPVRPKGRTVVIGAGKGAAQLARAFEDLWEEAGQGPLSGVVVTRYGYGDSCRHIDVLEASHPVPDAAGLAASAALFHAVEGLCADDLVVALICGGGSSLLPCPPEGLTLADEMALNQALLASGAPISAMNAIRKHVSGIKGGRLAAAAHPAKVVSLVVSDVPGDDPAQVASGPTVPDTVGRSAALALIKGLGIVLPVRIMTHLEMALADAPHPDDATFAQNTVTVIASAGISLEAAAQASETQGIPAVILSDAIEGEARDVAKVHAAIAREVVSRGRPFAKPVVILSGGETTVTLRGKGGKGGRNSEFLLSLAQALDGVEGVSALAADTDGIDGSEDNAGAFVDGATCARLRAVGRDPAADLAGNDAFSAFEAIGDLFSPGPTGTNVNDFRAILIR; translated from the coding sequence ATGCAGGACGCTGCGTTCCTGACCAGGCTCTTTGACGCGGCAGTCGGTGCCGCCGATCCGCACAGCGCATTACGCCCGCATCTGCCTGTTCGCCCCAAAGGACGCACAGTGGTGATCGGCGCTGGCAAGGGCGCGGCGCAATTGGCGCGCGCGTTCGAAGACCTGTGGGAAGAGGCGGGGCAGGGCCCGCTGTCTGGCGTGGTCGTCACGCGGTACGGTTATGGCGATAGCTGCAGACACATCGATGTGCTGGAAGCGTCCCACCCGGTTCCGGATGCCGCCGGGCTGGCGGCCAGTGCAGCGCTGTTTCATGCGGTTGAGGGGCTGTGTGCCGATGACCTGGTTGTGGCACTGATCTGCGGCGGCGGGTCATCGCTTTTGCCCTGTCCGCCAGAGGGGCTGACCCTTGCCGATGAAATGGCGCTCAACCAAGCGCTCTTGGCCTCGGGGGCACCGATTTCAGCAATGAATGCCATCCGCAAACATGTCAGTGGTATCAAGGGCGGACGACTGGCTGCTGCGGCCCATCCCGCGAAGGTCGTATCGCTGGTCGTGTCGGATGTGCCAGGTGACGATCCTGCTCAGGTGGCCTCTGGTCCGACCGTTCCGGATACGGTGGGCCGTTCTGCGGCGCTGGCCTTGATCAAAGGGCTTGGCATCGTCCTGCCGGTCAGAATCATGACGCATCTTGAAATGGCTTTGGCAGACGCACCGCATCCGGACGACGCGACTTTCGCGCAAAACACCGTCACGGTGATTGCCTCGGCTGGCATATCGCTGGAAGCGGCGGCGCAGGCATCGGAAACGCAAGGAATCCCCGCAGTGATCCTGTCGGACGCAATCGAAGGCGAGGCGCGCGATGTGGCCAAGGTGCACGCCGCCATTGCCCGCGAGGTCGTGTCGAGGGGGCGCCCCTTTGCAAAACCCGTCGTCATTCTGTCAGGGGGCGAGACCACCGTGACGCTGCGCGGCAAAGGGGGCAAAGGCGGTCGCAATTCCGAATTTCTTTTGTCCTTGGCGCAAGCTCTTGATGGTGTCGAGGGCGTCAGTGCCCTTGCGGCGGACACGGATGGCATTGACGGGTCCGAAGACAATGCGGGCGCCTTTGTCGACGGCGCGACCTGTGCCCGGCTGCGGGCTGTGGGTCGCGACCCAGCGGCGGATCTGGCAGGCAACGACGCCTTCAGCGCGTTCGAGGCGATCGGGGATCTGTTCTCCCCGGGTCCGACCGGCACCAATGTGAATGATTTCCGTGCGATCCTGATACGCTGA
- a CDS encoding aldehyde dehydrogenase family protein: protein MDHSSSILPPPSEPRDFGFFLDGKPVSAGDRDVFERSSPGHGVPVTRMPRCTEADLDAAVASSRKAFDDRRWSGLSGADRGGVLLKAAELIRQRTDEIAYWEVLENGKPISQARAEVGGCVGMFEFAAGLARGLHGDSFNNSGDGAMGVVTREPVGVVGLITPWNFPFLILCERVPYILASGCTIVAKPSEVTAATTLILAEILSEAGLPDGVFNVVTGSGRSVGQKLAEHMDVDMLSFTGSTGVGRSVVAASGASNFKKLALELGGKNPQIVFADADLDDAADGVAFGIAFNTGQCCVSGSRLLVERSVADDFAEKVAAKLHKVRIGDPLDEATQAGAITTGAQNNTILSYIAKGQEEGARLISGGGTLQVSGGQYIEPTVFTNVTTDMAIASEEIFGPVLCVIPFDDIEDAIKIANDTEYGLAASVWSKNIDKALTVARRVQAGRFWVNTTLAGGPELPIGGFKASGWGREAGMHGVEEYTQLKSIHIEFGKRSHWVE, encoded by the coding sequence ATGGATCATTCCAGCTCAATCCTGCCCCCGCCCAGCGAGCCGCGCGATTTCGGTTTCTTTCTTGATGGCAAGCCGGTGTCGGCCGGAGATCGCGACGTGTTCGAACGCAGCTCTCCAGGGCATGGCGTGCCGGTCACCCGGATGCCGCGCTGCACCGAGGCGGATCTTGACGCAGCTGTGGCCTCGTCCCGCAAGGCCTTTGACGACCGGCGTTGGTCGGGACTGTCCGGGGCTGATCGCGGGGGCGTTCTGCTCAAAGCCGCCGAACTAATCCGCCAGCGCACGGATGAGATCGCCTATTGGGAGGTGCTGGAAAACGGCAAGCCGATTTCACAGGCTCGCGCCGAGGTGGGCGGCTGCGTCGGCATGTTCGAATTCGCCGCCGGTCTGGCGCGCGGTTTGCATGGTGACAGTTTCAACAACTCGGGCGACGGGGCGATGGGCGTTGTCACCCGCGAACCGGTCGGGGTTGTCGGGCTGATCACGCCATGGAACTTTCCGTTTCTGATCCTGTGTGAACGGGTGCCCTATATCCTGGCGTCCGGATGCACCATTGTTGCGAAACCGTCCGAAGTCACGGCCGCGACCACATTGATCCTGGCCGAAATCCTGAGCGAGGCGGGCCTGCCCGATGGGGTGTTCAATGTTGTGACCGGTTCGGGCCGCAGTGTCGGGCAGAAGTTGGCAGAACACATGGATGTGGACATGCTGTCCTTTACCGGATCGACCGGCGTGGGACGGTCTGTGGTCGCCGCATCCGGGGCTTCGAATTTCAAGAAGCTGGCGTTGGAGCTGGGCGGTAAGAACCCTCAGATCGTTTTTGCAGATGCCGATCTGGATGACGCCGCCGATGGCGTGGCCTTTGGTATCGCCTTCAATACTGGCCAGTGCTGTGTGTCGGGGTCCCGGCTGTTGGTGGAACGGTCGGTCGCAGACGATTTCGCCGAAAAGGTGGCGGCCAAGCTGCACAAGGTACGCATAGGCGATCCCCTGGACGAGGCGACACAGGCCGGTGCTATCACCACGGGCGCACAAAACAACACCATCCTGTCCTACATCGCCAAGGGTCAGGAAGAAGGTGCCAGACTGATTTCCGGCGGCGGAACGCTCCAGGTTTCCGGCGGGCAATATATCGAGCCAACCGTCTTTACCAACGTCACCACGGATATGGCCATCGCCAGCGAAGAGATCTTTGGCCCGGTTCTGTGTGTCATCCCCTTTGACGATATCGAAGACGCGATCAAAATCGCCAACGACACGGAATACGGGCTGGCCGCCAGTGTGTGGAGCAAAAATATTGACAAGGCGCTGACCGTGGCGCGGCGCGTGCAGGCCGGACGGTTCTGGGTCAACACCACCCTCGCTGGTGGCCCCGAGCTGCCGATTGGCGGGTTCAAGGCCTCGGGCTGGGGGCGTGAGGCGGGGATGCACGGGGTCGAGGAATACACCCAGTTGAAATCAATCCATATCGAGTTCGGCAAACGCAGCCATTGGGTTGAATGA
- a CDS encoding GMC family oxidoreductase N-terminal domain-containing protein has product MATSGYDYVIVGGGSAGCVLANRLTEDSAVRVLLLEAGGKDNHPLIHMPVGFAKMTDGPHTWGFTTVPQVHANNREIPYAQARVIGGGSSINAEVFTRGNPVDYDRWANEEGCDGWSFDEVKKYFIRSERNAILSGDWHGTDGPLGVSNLSAPQEMTRAFVRSAQEAGLPYNPDFNGPVQEGAGVYQTTIWNNKRCSAAVGYLRPALKRSNLTVEIGCQVHRVVIENGRATGVEYARDGQRTVVRADQEVLVTSGAIGTPKLMLHSGVGPVAHLRDVGVDVIHDLPGVGENLNDHFGVDIVAELNGHQSLDKYGKPHWAIWAGMQYVLFGSGPVASNVVEGGAFWYGDKTATVPDLQFHFLAGAGAEAGVPSVPKGSSGITLNSYTLRPKARGTVRLRSNRIEDLPLVDPNFLGHPDDLRISVDGIKHSVEIFRQPSLQKYIRKIRFPDDGVKTQADYEAYARQYGRTSYHPTCTCKMGVDDMAVVDPKMRVHGIDGLRICDSSAMPSVIGSNTNAPTIMMAEKAADMIRGNH; this is encoded by the coding sequence ATGGCGACGTCTGGATATGACTATGTGATTGTTGGCGGCGGATCGGCGGGCTGTGTGCTGGCCAATCGTCTGACCGAAGACAGCGCGGTGCGGGTCCTGTTGCTGGAAGCGGGCGGCAAGGACAACCATCCGCTTATTCACATGCCGGTTGGTTTCGCCAAGATGACCGACGGGCCGCACACCTGGGGGTTTACCACCGTTCCGCAGGTCCATGCCAACAACCGTGAAATCCCCTATGCGCAGGCGCGCGTGATTGGCGGGGGCAGTTCGATCAATGCCGAGGTGTTCACCCGTGGCAACCCCGTGGATTACGACCGCTGGGCCAACGAGGAAGGCTGTGACGGCTGGTCCTTTGACGAGGTCAAGAAATATTTTATCCGCTCTGAACGTAACGCGATCCTGTCCGGCGACTGGCACGGCACGGACGGCCCGCTGGGCGTGTCGAACCTGTCGGCTCCGCAAGAGATGACCCGCGCCTTTGTGCGGTCGGCGCAAGAGGCGGGTCTGCCCTATAATCCGGATTTCAACGGTCCGGTGCAGGAAGGGGCCGGGGTCTATCAGACCACGATCTGGAACAACAAACGCTGTTCGGCAGCGGTGGGTTATCTGCGCCCGGCGCTGAAGCGTTCGAATTTGACGGTCGAGATCGGCTGCCAGGTGCATCGGGTCGTGATCGAAAACGGTCGGGCAACCGGGGTGGAATACGCCCGGGACGGACAAAGAACCGTGGTCCGCGCGGATCAGGAGGTACTGGTCACGTCGGGTGCCATCGGCACGCCAAAATTGATGCTGCATTCAGGCGTCGGTCCTGTCGCACATCTGCGCGACGTCGGAGTTGACGTGATCCACGATCTGCCCGGCGTGGGTGAGAACCTGAACGATCATTTCGGTGTTGATATCGTGGCCGAACTGAACGGCCATCAAAGCCTGGACAAATATGGCAAACCCCATTGGGCCATCTGGGCCGGGATGCAATATGTCTTGTTTGGCTCGGGCCCCGTTGCGTCAAACGTCGTGGAGGGCGGCGCCTTCTGGTATGGCGACAAGACCGCGACAGTGCCGGATCTGCAATTCCACTTCCTTGCCGGTGCCGGTGCCGAGGCAGGTGTTCCCAGCGTGCCCAAGGGAAGTTCCGGCATCACGCTCAACTCCTATACGTTGCGGCCCAAGGCGCGCGGCACGGTGCGCCTGCGGTCAAACAGGATCGAAGATCTGCCGCTGGTTGATCCCAATTTTCTGGGTCACCCCGATGACCTGAGGATTTCGGTGGACGGGATCAAACATTCGGTGGAAATCTTCCGCCAGCCCAGCCTGCAGAAATACATCCGCAAGATCCGTTTCCCCGATGACGGCGTAAAGACCCAGGCCGACTACGAAGCCTATGCGCGCCAGTATGGCCGCACCTCGTATCACCCGACCTGCACCTGCAAGATGGGTGTCGATGATATGGCCGTTGTGGACCCGAAAATGCGTGTTCACGGTATTGATGGGCTGCGCATTTGCGACAGCTCGGCCATGCCCAGCGTGATCGGCTCCAACACCAATGCGCCGACGATCATGATGGCGGAAAAAGCTGCCGACATGATCCGGGGGAACCATTGA
- a CDS encoding enoyl-CoA hydratase/isomerase family protein: protein MTSFQLDISNGIAQLTLRRPERLNALTSEMMDDLMAICRRIEKAKDAHVTILSGEGRAFCAGGDIDAWSGLSADHFARHWIRDGHQALDALARLRQPVIAVLNGHALGGGLELAACADLRIAESHIRIGQPEPGLGVIPGWSGTQRAARRFGPQLLRRMVLFGEVFTATDALDLGIVDHVVETGEGVKTATELARTLRHRGPVATELAKMMINAAEGEERERVLDAMAGRIAAAQPELQTGLAAFKDRRKADFWDVS from the coding sequence ATGACGTCGTTCCAGCTTGATATTTCCAATGGCATTGCTCAGCTGACCCTCAGGCGTCCCGAGCGGTTGAATGCTCTGACCTCGGAAATGATGGATGATCTGATGGCGATCTGCCGTCGGATCGAAAAGGCCAAGGATGCGCATGTCACGATCCTTAGCGGAGAAGGTCGCGCGTTTTGCGCGGGCGGCGATATCGACGCTTGGTCGGGTCTTTCCGCCGATCACTTCGCCCGCCATTGGATCCGGGATGGGCATCAAGCGCTTGATGCACTGGCACGTCTGCGCCAACCGGTGATCGCGGTCCTGAATGGTCATGCGCTGGGCGGCGGATTGGAGCTGGCTGCTTGCGCGGACCTGCGCATCGCGGAAAGCCATATCCGAATTGGCCAGCCCGAGCCGGGGCTGGGTGTTATTCCCGGCTGGTCGGGAACCCAGCGCGCCGCGCGCCGTTTTGGTCCGCAGCTCCTGCGCCGCATGGTGTTGTTTGGCGAGGTGTTCACGGCAACGGATGCTTTGGACCTTGGGATCGTGGACCATGTGGTCGAAACAGGCGAAGGCGTCAAAACCGCCACCGAACTGGCCCGCACCTTGCGTCATCGCGGGCCCGTGGCTACCGAATTGGCAAAGATGATGATCAACGCCGCCGAAGGCGAAGAGCGCGAGCGGGTGTTGGATGCGATGGCCGGGCGGATCGCTGCCGCTCAGCCGGAACTGCAAACCGGGTTGGCCGCATTCAAAGATCGGCGCAAGGCTGATTTCTGGGATGTCTCATAA